A window from Cryptomeria japonica chromosome 1, Sugi_1.0, whole genome shotgun sequence encodes these proteins:
- the LOC131040355 gene encoding G-type lectin S-receptor-like serine/threonine-protein kinase At5g24080 — MAAAWVLQVICMALIWVGESEGAEYGTVARLSSALLNSSGWKPNDNMYLVSSNGTFCAGFYNLTANRYAFAVWYANDSHRTLAWMANSTSLVGGNSSLYLRDGALSISDENGEIAWRSKNTSDSKYAMELSLQESGNLVLNQWQSFKEFPTFNLLPKQEFTTADVLLSRSRKGTYATDGKYYSLSLEPQNSKLSLSYYYRRADGGRARKKYWQSGRFLAVTLDESGFLNTSEIDLGSLIMATDRGEEDRLRRLTLEGNGNLIMYSRKRYPSSSWDVVWEAVTRHCQIPGACGDNAVCKINLDWEPTCECPRGFDQSPVDNRSCKPHNDIEKLSNITFIQLDFVSFEALKFIRRSSKILEECMDFCRNNSSCAGFIYQVDNGNCVHLFGNLVNGYWSPQVGTLFYLKISASEQETPNLFHGLFSVLENVCPILLKLPLPPTQPDHKTRNLIIICFFFGAELLCGAYAFRAFLSKYSKLRDMTRIFALDLLPSGGPKKFSYAELKTATNDFSDILGKGGFGPVYKGLLPDQRQIAVKKLEGLRQGEQQFWAEVSIIGRIHHLNLVRMWGFCAEGEHRLLVYEYISNGSLEKHLFNVEETLVMEWGIRYRIALGVARAIAYLHEECLEWVLHCDIKPENILVDEDFCPKVSDFGLAKLVEKDRSLNVSRIRGTRGYLAPEWFQSNSITAKVDVYSFGMVLFEMVMGKRNVHVFHSTEQDREFYFPEWAFEIVMIKKKTEEIVDERLNETRENQSEMEAVKRMVKTALWCIQSRAEERPSMGKVAKMLEGTIEIEDPPKPSLLQDTVAGPQSPIYSGIRSSIMSSGLSRF, encoded by the coding sequence ATGGCCGCTGCGTGGGTTTTACAGGTTATTTGCATGGCGCTGATTTGGGTGGGAGAGAGTGAGGGGGCAGAGTATGGGACAGTAGCTCGTCTCTCTTCTGCTCTTTTGAATTCCTCTGGTTGGAAACCCAACGACAACATGTACTTGGTTTCTTCAAATGGTACGTTTTGTGCTGGGTTTTACAACCTGACGGCAAATCGTTATGCCTTTGCTGTGTGGTATGCCAACGATTCCCACCGAACTCTGGCATGGATGGCGAACTCAACTTCTCTTGTGGGTGGCAACTCTTCTTTGTACTTGAGAGACGGGGCTCTCTCCATTTCAGACGAGAATGGTGAAATTGCTTGGAGGAGTAAGAACACATCTGATTCTAAATATGCCATGGAACTTTCTTTGCAGGAATCGGGCAATCTGGTGCTCAATCAGTGGCAAAGCTTCAAAGAATTCCCCACTTTTAATCTTCTTCCAAAACAAGAATTCACCACAGCAGATGTTTTGCTGTCGAGATCTCGAAAGGGTACTTATGCTACAGATGGCAAGTACTATTCTCTTTCTTTAGAGCCACAGAACAGCAAACTTTCCTTGTCTTATTATTACAGGAGGGCGGACGGAGGGCGAGCACGCAAAAAGTACTGGCAGTCTGGTAGATTTCTGGCAGTTACTCTGGACGAGTCCGGATTTCTGAACACAAGCGAGATTGATTTAGGTTCCTTGATCATGGCGACCGACAGGGGCGAGGAGGACCGATTGAGAAGACTGACTTTAGAGGGTAACGGAAATCTCATCATGTACAGTCGGAAAAGAtatccttcttcttcatgggaTGTAGTGTGGGAAGCCGTCACAAGACACTGCCAAATCCCCGGTGCTTGTGGAGACAACGCTGTGTGTAAGATAAACCTGGACTGGGAGCCAACGTGCGAATGCCCGCGTGGTTTCGACCAGAGCCCTGTTGATAATCGAAGTTGCAAGCCGCATAACGATATAGAGAAGCTCAGCAATATAACCTTTATTCAGTTGGACTTCGTCAGTTTTGAAGCATTGAAATTTATAAGACGGTCTTCTAAAATACTAGAAGAGTGTATGGATTTCTGTAGAAACAACAGCAGCTGTGCCGGTTTCATATACCAAGTGGACAATGGGAACTGTGTCCATCTATTCGGCAATTTGGTCAATGGATATTGGTCTCCACAAGTGGGAACGCTCTTTTATTTGAAGATCTCTGCAAGTGAGCAAGAAACTCCGAATCTCTTTCATGGGTTGTTCTCAGTACTCGAAAATGTTTGTCCGATCCTTCTAAAACTACCACTTCCGCCGACTCAACCGGACCACAAGACGCGAAATCTCATCATAATCTGCTTCTTCTTCGGCGCGGAGCTGTTGTGTGGGGCTTATGCCTTCCGTGCGTTTTTGAGTAAGTACTCGAAATTGAGAGACATGACCCGAATATTTGCCCTAGATCTTCTCCCTTCCGGCGGGCCTAAGAAATTCTCATACGCAGAGCTGAAGACGGCCACCAATGACTTCAGCGATATATTGGGGAAGGGAGGATTTGGGCCTGTCTACAAGGGTCTTTTGCCCGATCAGAGGCAGATTGCAGTGAAGAAATTGGAAGGCCTTCGTCAAGGAGAGCAACAATTCTGGGCAGAGGTCTCCATCATAGGACGAATCCATCACCTCAATCTTGTTCGAATGTGGGGATTTTGCGCAGAGGGCGAGCACAGATTGTTGGTGTACGAGTACATATCCAACGGGTCACTGGAGAAGCATTTGTTCAATGTAGAGGAAACGCTTGTAATGGAGTGGGGTATCCGATACCGCATAGCATTGGGGGTAGCGAGAGCCATCGCTTACCTGCACGAGGAATGCCTGGAATGGGTTCTTCATTGTGACATCAAACCGGAGAACATCTTGGTCGACGAGGACTTTTGCCCTAAGGTTTCTGATTTTGGACTGGCTAAATTGGTTGAAAAAGACCGTAGCTTGAATGTGTCTAGGATCAGAGGGACGCGGGGATACTTAGCGCCAGAGTGGTTTCAAAGCAATTCCATCACAGCAAAGGTCGATGTGTACAGTTTTGGAATGGTGCTTTTCGAAATGGTTATGGGAAAAAGGAATGTGCATGTGTTCCATTCAACTGAACAGGACAGGGAGTTCTATTTTCCTGAATGGGCATTTGAGATTGTAATGATAAAAAAGAAAACGGAAGAGATAGTGGATGAAAGATTAAACGAAACAAGAGAAAATCAAAGTGAAATGGAAGCAGTGAAAAGAATGGTGAAGACAGCATTGTGGTGCATCCAAAGTCGTGCGGAGGAAAGGCCTTCGATGGGCAAGGTAGCGAAGATGTTGGAAGGTACCATAGAAATTGAGGACCCTCCTAAGCCCTCACTATTGCAGGACACTGTTGCAGGTCCACAATCACCTATTTATAGTGGCATCAGGTCGTCCATCATGAGTTCTGGACTAAGCCGCTTCTAA